DNA from Larimichthys crocea isolate SSNF unplaced genomic scaffold, L_crocea_2.0 scaffold317, whole genome shotgun sequence:
GTGTTCATGTCTGTACGTAGAGCGAGAGTGGAGCTTcatgcaaaaatataaaacaaatattcctGAAAATGTGTACATATAGATGTTCACATGTTACAATACATTCTAAATactgatttcatttcacagcacactGAGGGATGAATCCAGTTTCATTAATAATATGAATCCAGTTTGAGTACAGACTAAATCTGGAGTCAAACTGTTCAGAATGACAAAAGAGCTGTTGTGGATTTGTGTCAGAcaatcacagaaaacaaaagaactgtTAGTTACACAGAGTAAACAcgtgaactgacctcagagcctcaagtttacagtttggattctccagtccagcacatagcagcttcactcctgaatcttTCAGGATGTTTcctctcaggtccagctctgtcagatgggaggggttggacttcagagctgaggccacgactTCACAGTCACTCTCTGAGAGTCCACAGCgagaaagtctgtgatgacagaaaataaaaaacaaagtgaaattaaataaagaaataaaatctgacagtTTATTCAGAAATAGAGTTCAACTGTTGAACAATCTCATTTCTTCTGAGCTTGTTGATGATAAAAATCTGTCCATTGAACTTCACTGACAGAATGAACCTGGAGGTCGTCTCAGCAGCTGAGTGTGTGATGAGCTGCTGTCTGATGAAATCAGCTGATAAATACACAAAGACTGTGAATGTCAATTCAAAGAAAACCACAGTGGAAATGTGAGCTGCTATATTCTCAACATATCTCGTGtttattgttactgttatgAAATAGAGCAACAGTTGTCTGACAGTTTGTGTAATGATATCATTTCTCACATTAAGACATAAAAATGGaacaagctttaaaaatgcTCTTTTATTAGTAACATTTTAACAGTAGCTTTGGAATATACCAGTCTATAGCCCAGTCCATTCAAACAGAACCAGAGAGTGCTGACTCACTCTATATGAATCAAACGATGGGGCAAAACATATGAAAAGACATGAGTTATTGGGAACCCAACAATGTAAATGTGCACCTTTAATTaaatgaggatgaagaggtgTTCGCTCTTCAAGATGCTGGATGGCCTCCCACTTTGAGACAACAAAGACATTTCTATTTTGACACtacagctgaaaacaacaactgtttAAATAGTTAATCTATTACTGAAACCAATAATCGTCTCTGCCGTGTGGCTCAGAGATACATTTAAACTATTCTCACAGTCAAAAATCTAAGGTTTTGTTACGTTAACAAGTAAAACTGACACAGATTTGGCATAAGCCTTGTTGGTTTCATCAGTGCATAGCTTTCTTTGGCAAGCCATGCCTCCTGAAATTTGCATTTTCCGGGCATGACATTACGTGACGATTCACCAAAAACTTCACTCTGACTCAACGTGACTGGCAATTCACCAATTCACCCGCGAGAAGCTACACATACGTTAACTACGTTAACtacatacaggaaacacaagGAGTGATTCTCTGGCAGTGCAGATGGAACGAATGATTTGCAAATTAAAAGTCAGCGTAGGCCCTGCGGAATCAACGTAAATTTAAACAAACTAGTTGAAGTGGTGAAATTAATGACACGGGGACAGCGATCATCATCCATGTGAAATatcaacaccaaaaaaaaattcaaggactttcaaGGACTTCATCTTTTCATGCCTGTTTTCCAAAACTTTCCAGGACCTGGaacttatttttaaattctcagactttcaaggatttcaaggaccgTGGGAACCCTGAGTGTGTATCTTTGTATAATGTTGAtaatcacatctggacttacttagcctttctgcagttcctcacagctggaatcagtctccGTCGTCCCTCCCATGTTGTTTTGTACTTCTTCAggtccaactcatccagaacctcctctgacatctgcagcatgtaggccagagctgagcagtggatcaCAGAGAGGTACTTTGATCTCCTCTTtgacttcaggaactcttggatctcctgatggactgagtcatcgttcatctccatcagacagtggaagatgttgatgcttctgtcaggagagatatGGATGATTTctggctgtttgtctgtctgaccccAGCAGGCCTCCTAAGAGTCTGAGCGTTCAGagagtttctggctgcagttCTACACTGTTCCACTTGTTATACCAAACAGAAGAAGACCAGGGTATAGAAGGACTTTCGAAAAGACGAACAGCAAGAGAGTAAGGGTGAAGGTTACTCCACCCCTGGATGTCTTCTGAAGAAGGTTTCCAGGAGGAAATACCCCCAAAGTGAAAATGGTCACCTGGACCGtgtttgttcgcttccttcatgCGCTCTCTCTGAGTCCAACCAGANNNNNNNNNNNNNNNNNNNNNNNNNNNNNNNNN
Protein-coding regions in this window:
- the LOC113744930 gene encoding ribonuclease inhibitor-like is translated as MEMNDDSVHQEIQEFLKSKRRSKYLSVIHCSALAYMLQMSEEVLDELDLKKYKTTWEGRRRLIPAVRNCRKAKLSRCGLSESDCEVVASALKSNPSHLTELDLRGNILKDSGVKLLCAGLENPNCKLEAL